One genomic segment of Bombina bombina isolate aBomBom1 chromosome 4, aBomBom1.pri, whole genome shotgun sequence includes these proteins:
- the TTLL2 gene encoding probable tubulin polyglutamylase TTLL2 gives MAEGDDEETFSSPLVFRLHESAPRVVQEVLLERGWKEYNEYYQDETEWNLHWRSSSFRASDHDKVKPWQRLNHHPSTSQMTKKDCLARHLKRMKGIYGASYYEFSPVSFILPNDYTKFVAEYTKERQEKKLSYWICKPVDLSRGRGIFIFHDIKDLRYDCTVIVQKYITNPLLISGYKFDLRIYVCVTSFCPLTVYVYQEGLVRFATEKFNLSSLDNVYVHLTNTSINKYSSSYATDKERIGSGCKWTLSQFRSYLRNLEVDDALLWQRIYNIVNMTLLAIAPSVPSSPNCFELFGFDILIDDTLKPWLLEVNYSPALSIDCSHDVIVKKSLIHDIIELLNFKTSDGINDSSTSKKVDKAVHSTQVPRPQTPWRCDNNVNSQRPLKTCHSLKSEHSRENQEQTFSQHANFKIPHVNLTDDYHHVDGDKETKDVENEGKEIFRRNHSGETSFLPLHEEGNKTSRDEHKIAGSFPRKTLTSRLRERMNMPERLTSFSKSHQTLNSKRTKVVTNSSFQIPHLKTIKRSFFPLYFISDLDKRPPARVGDFILVFPFNHSSLVASRNGTADIKSIIQEISKLTHRFSPNIKAA, from the coding sequence ATGGCAGAAGGAGATGATGAAGAAACATTTTCAAGTCCTCTTGTGTTCCGTCTACATGAGAGTGCACCCAGAGTAGTACAAGAGGTCTTGTTGGAACGTGGATGGAAGGAATACAATGAATATTATCAAGACGAAACAGAATGGAACTTGCACTGGAGATCATCCTCCTTCCGAGCATCTGATCATGACAAAGTTAAGCCATGGCAAAGACTCAATCATCATCCAAGTACATCACAGATGACAAAGAAAGACTGTTTAGCAAGACATTTGAAACGTATGAAAGGAATTTATGGTGCATCATACTATGAGTTCAGCCCAGTATCCTTTATTTTGCCAAATGACTACACAAAATTTGTTGCTGAATATACCAAGGAAAGAcaagaaaaaaagttaagttactgGATCTGCAAACCAGTTGACTTGTCAAGAGGTCGAGGTATATTCATTTTCCATGATATCAAAGACTTGAGATATGACTGTACTGTAATTGTTCAGAAGTATATCACTAACCCTTTGCTAATTTCAGGTTACAAATTTGACCTGCGTATTTATGTTTGCGTAACAAGCTTCTGCCCATTAACAGTTTACGTTTATCAGGAAGGTTTGGTTAGGTTTGCAACTGAAAAGTTCAACCTAAGTTCACTTGACAATGTATATGTCCACTTAACCAATACCAGCATTAACAAATACAGTTCATCATACGCTACAGATAAAGAGAGGATTGGTAGTGGATGTAAATGGACACTTAGCCAGTTCCGATCTTATCTTCGTAATCTAGAAGTTGATGACGCATTACTTTGGCAAAGAATCTACAATATAGTCAACATGACCCTACTGGCTATTGCACCATCTGTGCCTTCATCTCCTAATTGTTTTGAGCTATTTGGTTTTGATATTCTTATAGATGATACTCTAAAGCCATGGCTTTTGGAAGTCAATTACAGCCCGGCTCTGTCAATAGATTGCTCTCATGATGTCATAGTAAAAAAAAGTCTTATACATGATATCATTGAACTACTAAATTTTAAGACATCCGATGGCATAAATGACAGCAGCACTTCTAAAAAGGTTGACAAGGCAGTACATTCTACACAAGTCCCACGTCCCCAAACACCCTGGAGGTGTGACAATAATGTTAATTCTCAAAGACCTCTAAAAACCTGCCATTCTTTGAAAAGCGAGCATTCAAGAGAAAATCAGGAACAAACCTTTAGTCAGCATGCTAACTTTAAAATTCCCCATGTTAATTTGACAGATGATTATCATCACGTAGATGGTGACAAGGAAACTAAAGATGTTGAGAATGAAGGAAAGGAGATATTCAGGAGAAATCACTCTGGAGAAACTTCTTTCCTACCTCTTCATGAGGAAGGAAACAAAACAAGCAGGGATGAACATAAAATAGCAGGATCTTTTCCTCGTAAAACCCTCACTTCAAGGTTAAGAGAAAGAATGAATATGCCAGAGAGACTGACAAGTTTTTCCAAATCCCATCAAACATTGAATTCCAAAAGAACTAAGGtggttacaaatagctcatttCAGATTCCACATTTGAAAACAATTAAACGTTCTTTCTTCCCattatattttatttcagatctagaCAAAAGACCTCCTGCTCGTGTTGGTGATTTTATACTTGTATTTCCCTTTAATCACTCTTCCCTTGTAGCTTCTAGAAATGGAACAGCAGACATCAAAAGTATAATTCAGGAAATCAGCAAGTTAACACACAGGTTTTCACCAAATATAAAGGCTGCCTAA